One window of Xylocopa sonorina isolate GNS202 chromosome 9, iyXylSono1_principal, whole genome shotgun sequence genomic DNA carries:
- the LOC143427089 gene encoding cyclin-dependent kinase-like 4 — protein sequence MDKYEMIEIVGGGSYGVVMKCRHRESGQLVAIKRFLETEEDYRMRKMAFREISMLKKLHHENLVNMIEVFRQRKRFYLVFEYLDHTLLEELERVRHGLGWEVSKRHVYQILQGLDFCHSSYIIHRDIKPENILVSLNGVIKLCDFGFARFISGTEESCTDYVATRWYRAPELLVGDLRYGKAIDIWAVGCLYAEMVNGDPLFPGDSDVDQLYRITKVLGGLCTKHRAIMGHNTPGQILRHANADELVGPPQSSFTSVRRLFPTWDILAVDFLARCLRMDPALRPECSVLLQHAFFMQNNFLDNFLVELRDCIVKESVTNPLATKRFDETRSCIPAHPFESRKRTACCKNVYRWHMTVPKRRSTNHSRKQETSKPTESPKLRLNHARKFCGFDPVSVVPNTTYVKKLKNKGFVPVDKNTCTFSLDSSSSNDERKI from the exons atggaTAAATACGAGATGATAGAGATAGTGGGAGGAGGGAGTTACGGTGTAGTGATGAAATGCAGACATCGCGAGAGTGGACAACTCGTAGCTATTAAAAGATTTCTCGAAACCGAGGAGGACTATCGAATGCGAAAAATGGCATTTCGTGAAATCAGCATGTTGAAA AAACTGCATCATGAAAATCTAGTGAATATGATCGAAGTGTTCCGTCAGAGAAAACGATTTTATCTCGTGTTCGAATACTTGGATCACACGTTGCTGGAAGAACTGGAACGCGTTAGACATGGTCTAGGTTGGGAAGTGTCTAAGCGACACGTTTATCAAATCCTGCAAGGCTTAGATTTTTGTCACAGCAGCTAT ATAATACATCGCGACATCAAGCCTGAAAATATTCTCGTATCACTGAATGGAGTGATCAAGCTCTGCGATTTCGGATTTGCACGGTTCATAAGCGGCACAGAGGAGTCTTGCACGGATTACGTGGCAACTAGATGGTATCGAGCCCCAGAATTGCTGGTTGGTGACCTACGATATGGCAAAGCGATAGACATTTGGGCGGTAGGCTGTCTATACGCAGAAATGGTGAACGGGGATCCTCTGTTTCCTGGCGACAGCGATGTTGACCAACTCTATCGAATAACCAAAGTGCTTg GAGGACTTTGCACAAAACATCGAGCAATAATGGGTCATAACACGCCTGGTCAAATATTACGCCACGCAAATGCAGACGAACTGGTAGGGCCGCCTCAATCCAGTTTCACATCCGTTCGTAGATTGTTCCCTACCTGGGACATATTGGCGGTCGATTTTTTGGCCCGATGCCTTCGTATGGATCCCGCTTTGCGACCTGAATGCTCCGTTCTCTTGCAGCATGCGTTTTTTATGCAAAACAACTTTCTCGATAATTTCCTTGTAGAGCTAAGAGACTGCATCGTCAAGGAGTCTGTTACGAATCCCTTGGCAACTAAGAGATTCGACGAAAcaaggtcatgtatacctgcacaTCCGTTCGAATCACGGAAGAGAACCGCGTGTTGCAAAAACGTGTATAG ATGGCATATGACCGTGCCGAAAAGAAGATCGACGAATCACAGCAGAAAGCAGGAAACGAGCAAACCAACAGAGTCGCCAAAGTTGCGCCTCAACCACGCACGAAAATTTTGTGGGTTTGATCCTGTTTCCGTTGTACCAAATACCACATATGTTAAAAAGCTGAAGAATAAGGGATTCGTTCCAGTAGACAAGAATACGTGTACATTTTCCCTCGATTCTAGCAGCAGTAACGATGAGAGGAAAATATAA